The genome window CCGCGGAGGACCCGGTCGAGTACAACCTCGAGGGGATCAACCAGGTCCTCGTGAACGACGACGTGGGGCTCTCCTTCGCCGCGGCGCTCCGCGCCTTCCTGCGCCAGGACCCCAACATCATCATGGTGGGCGAGATCCGCGACATCGACACGGGCTCCATCGCCGTCAAGGCGGCGCTCACGGGCCACCTGGTCCTCTCCACGCTCCACACCAACGACGCGCCCAGCACGATCAACCGCATGGTCGACATGGGGATCGAGCCGTTCCTGGTCTCGTCGTCGACCAACCTGATCATGGCGCAGCGGCTCCTGCGCAAGGTGTGCAACTCCTGCAAGACCGACGTGAAGCTCCATCCCGAGGCGCTTCGCGAGCTGGGCCTCTCCGACGAGGACGCGCGCAAGGAGAGCTTCAAGGAGGGGAAGGGCTGCGTCGACTGCAGCAACACCGGCTACAAGGGGCGCGTCGGCGTCTACGAGGTGATGCCGATGAGCGCCCGGATCCGCGATCAGATCCTCGACCGGGCCTCCACCGCCGACATCAAGAAGCAAGCGGTGGCGGAAGGAATGCTCACGCTGCGCATGGACGCGCTGATCAAGCTCAAGAAAGGAATTACGACGGCCGAAGAGGTCTTGAAAGAGACGGCGTCCGACCGCTAGGCCACCCGGGGAGGGGAGATGGTTTCGCTTCGGCAACTGCTGGATGAGATGACGAAGATGCGGGCGTCGGACCTGCACATTTCGGCCGGCGTGCCGCCGCAGGTGCGCGTGGACGGATCGATCGTTCCGATGTCGCACCCGCCGCTCACCCCGCAGATGACGCAGCAGCTCGCCTACAGCGTGCTCACGGAGGAGCAGCGCAAGCGCTTCGAGACGACCAAGGAGCTGGATCTCTCGTTCGGCGTGCCCGGACTCTCGCGCTTCCGCGCCAACGTCTACCTGCAGCGCGGCGTGACCTCCATGGCCATCCGCCAGATCCCCTACGAGATCCTGACGTTCGAGCAGCTGGGGCTCTCCAAGACGGTCCGGGACTTCACGACGAAGCAGAAGGGGCTGGTGCTGGTTACCGGACCGACCGGGAGCGGCAAGTCCACGACCCTGGCCGCCATGATCGACCTGATCAACAGCAACCGGGCCGGGCACATCATCACGATCGAGGACCCGATCGAGTACGTCCATCACCACAAGAAGTGCATCGTGCACCAGCGCGAGATCAACTCCGACACGACCACCTTCGTCACGGCCCTGAAGTACGTGCTGCGCCAGGACCCGGACGTGATCCTGATCGGAGAAATGCGCGACCTCGAGACGATCGCCGCGGCGCTCACCATCGCCGAGACGGGGCACCTGGTGCTCGCGACGCTCCACACCAATTCGGCGTACGAGTCGATCAACCGCATCGTGGACGCGTTCCCGTCGAACCAGCAGCAGCAGATCCTCTCGCAGCTCGCGTTCGTGCTCGAGGGCGTCATGACGCAGCAGCTCATTCCCCGGGCCAAGGGTCCGGGGCGCGTCATGGTCTCCGAGCTCCTCATCTGCACCCCCGCGGTCCGGGCCGTGATCCGGGAGCGGAAGATCCACCAGATCTACAGCCTGATGCAGGCGGGGACGAAGCACGGGATGCAGACGATGAACCAGGCGCTCTTCCAGGCCTACGTGAACAAGCTGATCTCCCTGGACGAGGCGCTCGGCCGGAGCACCGACGTCAAGGAGCTTGAAGGGATGCTCGAGAAGGTCGGCGTCCACGTGACCGCCTAGGCCGCCCGGGAACGAGGGGGAAGCCGCGATGCCCGTTTACGTATGGAAAGGCCGGACCACCGGCGGGGAGATCCAGACCGGCGAGCTCACGCTCGACAGTCAGGAAGAGGCGCTCGCCGCGCTCCGGAAGAAGCGGATCATCATCACGTCGGTCCGGGAGAAGAAGGGCGACGTCAAGCTCAGCCTTCCGAAGTTCGGGACCGGCGTGTCCACGCGCGACCTGGCCATCTTCACGCGCCAGTTCGCCACGATGATCAACGCGGGCCTTCCGCTGGTGCAGTGCCTGGACATCCTCTCGAAGCAGACGGAGAAGGAGAACTTCCGCGCCATCATCGCGCAGGTCATGCGCGAGGTGGAGGCCGGCAACACCCTGGCCGAGTCGCTCGCCAAGAAGGAGAACAACCGGGTCTTCGACGAGCTCTTCGTCAACATGGTCGAGGCCGGCGAGGCGGGCGGTATCCTGGACGACATCCTCCAGCGGCTGGCCACGTTCATCGAGAAGGCCGAGGCGCTGAAGCGGAAGATCCAGGGCGCCATGGTCTATCCCGCCGTGGTCATGACCGTGGCCATCCTGGCCACCGCCTTCATGCTCATCTTCATCATCCCCACGTTCGCCAAGATGTTCACCGGCTTCGGCGCGGAGCTTCCGCTTCCGACCAAGATCGTCATGGGGCTCTCGTCGTTCCTCCGCTCCTACTGGTGGGTGATGCTGCTCGGCATCGTGGGAACGTTCGTCGGCCTCCAGCGTTACTACCGGACGGAGCAGGGACACATCGCGATCGACCGGTTCCTGTTGAAGATCCCGGTGCTCGGAGACGTCATCCGGAAGGGCGCCGTGGCCCGCTTCACGCGCACGCTGGGCACCCTGATCTCCTCGGGCGTTCCGATTCTCACCGGGCTGGAGATCACGGCCCGCACGTCGGGCAACCGCGTGATCCAGGAAGCGATCATGGCGGCCCGGGCCAGCATCCGCGAAGGAGAGACGATCGCGGCGCCGCTCCGGGTCTCGAACGTCTTCCCGCCGATGGTCGTGCAGATGATCTCGGTGGGTGAAGAGACGGGAGCCCTGGACGACATGCTCACGCGCATCGCCGACTTCTACGACGACGAGGTGGACACCGCCGTGGAGGCGCTGACCTCGCTGATCGAGCCGATCATGATCGTGTTCATGGGCAGCGTCGTGGGCGGCATGGTCATCGCCATGTACCTGCCGATGTTCAAGCTGATCAACGTGGTCGCGAGCGGGCACTAGGAACCCATGGAGCTCACGCGCCCGCCGCTCGTGCCGGGGCCGGACGAGGCGCTGCGGCGCGAAGTCCGCGCCGTGATCGTCGGCCGGATCGCGCTGATCACGCTGGTCACGGCCATGGCGGCCGCGTTCTCGGACCGGATCGCCGAGCCCGCCCAGAACGTGCCGCTGTCGTTCCTGGTGGCGCTCTCGGCCGGACTGGCGATCGCGTACCACCGGGCCGCGAAGAGCGGGGCGCCGCTCCGGTCGCTCCTGACGATGCAGCTGATCGTGGACGTGGCGGTGATCAGCTACCTCCTGCTGTTCACGGGAGGCGCGTCGAGCCCGTTCGTGCCGCTCTATCTCCTGGCGCCGCTCCTGGGGGGCGTCTTCCTGAGCGTGCAGGGGGGGATGCTCCTCGCGGTGGCGTCGGCGGTGGCGTACGCGGTGCTCTACGCGGCCGAGCGCGGGGGGATGCTCCCGCCCGTCTCGTACGGCCTGACGGAGCGGCTCAGCGAGTCGGCCCTGAAGCTCCGGCTGATCCTGTACCTGCCGCTCCTGTTCGTCGTGGGGGCGATCGGCGGCGCGCTGGGGCGAACCCTTCGCGAAGGACGGAGAGCGCTGGACGAAGCCCGCGCCGAGCTCTCGCGGGCGCTCTTCGACACCGAGACGATCCTCGAGAACCTCTCGAGCGGGCTCGCGAGCGTGGACGCGCACGGCGTGGTGCGCCACTGGAACCGGGCCGCGGGAGAGATCCTGGGACGGCCGGCCGCGGAGGTGCGGGGCCGGCACTACGAGACGGCGCTGGGCGAGGGATTCGAGGAGTTCCACACCCGCATCCGCGAGACCCTGGCGAGCGGGATTCCCGCCGCCCGGCATGAAGCGCGGGTGACGACGCGCGGGGGGCGCGTGGTCCCGCTCGGCATCTCGACGAGCGTGCTGGTGGACGCCGAGGGCGGGCGGCGCGGCGTCATCGCGCTCTTCCAGGACCTCTCGGACGTGAAGGCGCTGGAGGACCGGATCCGCCGCGGCGAGACGCTGGCCGCGATCGGCGAGCTCTCGGCGGGGATCGCGCACGAGATCCGGAACTGTCTCAACCCGATCGCCGGATCGGTCGAGGTGCTGCAGCGGGAGCTGCAGGTGACGGGGGAGAACGCGAGGCTGCTCGAGCTGATCGTCCGCGAATCGGAGCGCCTCGACAACTTCATCCGCGAGCTCCTCGACTACGCGCGCGAGCGCCCGCTCAAGACCGAGCGGGTCGACCTGGCGGCGCTGACCCGGGAGACGGCGGAGGTCGCGCGCCGGCATCCGAGCATGGGGGCGGGGAAGACCGTGACGGTGGAGGCGGCGGAGAAGCCGGTGTGGACGCAGGTGGATTTCGAGCAGACGAAGCAGGTGCTGCTGAACCTGGTCATCAACGCCCTCGAGGCCATCGAGGGCGCCGGCACCGTCACGGTGCGCGTCGACCCGGCGAACGGATCGCGAAGCCGCGGGCGCTCCGGTTTTGCGGCGATCGAGGTGCGGGACACCGGCGCGGGGATCCGCGCGGAGGACCTGCGCCAGGTGTTCGAGCCGTTCTTCTCGACCAAGCTGGGCGGGACCGGGCTCGGGCTGGCGATCGCGAACCGGATCGTGGAGCGCCACGGCGGCGCGGTGGAAATCGAGAGCCGGGTGGGCGTGGGCACCACGCTCCGGCTGTGGCTACCCCGAGCGGAGCGCCCGGCGAAGACCGTGGCGCGGGCCGCCTGATCAACCCCTAGAGCGAGGAAGGTCCTGTGGCCGGCGAGAAGATCCTCATCGTAGACGACGAAGAGAGCATGGTGCAGTTCCTCTCGATCCTCCTCACCAAGGAAGGGTACGACGTCCACGTGGCTCGCTCGGGGAAGGACGCGCTGGAACAGGCCGAGGG of Candidatus Binatia bacterium contains these proteins:
- a CDS encoding type II secretion system F family protein produces the protein MPVYVWKGRTTGGEIQTGELTLDSQEEALAALRKKRIIITSVREKKGDVKLSLPKFGTGVSTRDLAIFTRQFATMINAGLPLVQCLDILSKQTEKENFRAIIAQVMREVEAGNTLAESLAKKENNRVFDELFVNMVEAGEAGGILDDILQRLATFIEKAEALKRKIQGAMVYPAVVMTVAILATAFMLIFIIPTFAKMFTGFGAELPLPTKIVMGLSSFLRSYWWVMLLGIVGTFVGLQRYYRTEQGHIAIDRFLLKIPVLGDVIRKGAVARFTRTLGTLISSGVPILTGLEITARTSGNRVIQEAIMAARASIREGETIAAPLRVSNVFPPMVVQMISVGEETGALDDMLTRIADFYDDEVDTAVEALTSLIEPIMIVFMGSVVGGMVIAMYLPMFKLINVVASGH
- a CDS encoding type IV pilus twitching motility protein PilT → MVSLRQLLDEMTKMRASDLHISAGVPPQVRVDGSIVPMSHPPLTPQMTQQLAYSVLTEEQRKRFETTKELDLSFGVPGLSRFRANVYLQRGVTSMAIRQIPYEILTFEQLGLSKTVRDFTTKQKGLVLVTGPTGSGKSTTLAAMIDLINSNRAGHIITIEDPIEYVHHHKKCIVHQREINSDTTTFVTALKYVLRQDPDVILIGEMRDLETIAAALTIAETGHLVLATLHTNSAYESINRIVDAFPSNQQQQILSQLAFVLEGVMTQQLIPRAKGPGRVMVSELLICTPAVRAVIRERKIHQIYSLMQAGTKHGMQTMNQALFQAYVNKLISLDEALGRSTDVKELEGMLEKVGVHVTA
- a CDS encoding ATP-binding protein is translated as MELTRPPLVPGPDEALRREVRAVIVGRIALITLVTAMAAAFSDRIAEPAQNVPLSFLVALSAGLAIAYHRAAKSGAPLRSLLTMQLIVDVAVISYLLLFTGGASSPFVPLYLLAPLLGGVFLSVQGGMLLAVASAVAYAVLYAAERGGMLPPVSYGLTERLSESALKLRLILYLPLLFVVGAIGGALGRTLREGRRALDEARAELSRALFDTETILENLSSGLASVDAHGVVRHWNRAAGEILGRPAAEVRGRHYETALGEGFEEFHTRIRETLASGIPAARHEARVTTRGGRVVPLGISTSVLVDAEGGRRGVIALFQDLSDVKALEDRIRRGETLAAIGELSAGIAHEIRNCLNPIAGSVEVLQRELQVTGENARLLELIVRESERLDNFIRELLDYARERPLKTERVDLAALTRETAEVARRHPSMGAGKTVTVEAAEKPVWTQVDFEQTKQVLLNLVINALEAIEGAGTVTVRVDPANGSRSRGRSGFAAIEVRDTGAGIRAEDLRQVFEPFFSTKLGGTGLGLAIANRIVERHGGAVEIESRVGVGTTLRLWLPRAERPAKTVARAA